The DNA segment AAACGTCCGCCGCCGTACTTCTCGACCAGGTACTCGATGATCGCGCCCGACTCCGCGAGCACGAAGTCGCCGTCGCGGATCACCGGCGACTTGCCCAGCGGATGCACTTGCTTGAGATCGGGCGGCGCAAGCGAAGTCTTCGCGTCACGCTCGTAGCGCACGATGGTGTACGGGACGCCGATCTCTTCCAGCATCCACAGCACGCGTTGCGAACGGGAGTTGTTGAGGTGATGGACTTCGATCATGGCGAGCCCTCAGAGTTCTAGTCGAGCGCCGCGCCCGCGCGCTCGCGTGCAATCATCAGCACGATGCCGGTAACGATCAAGGCCGCCGCGAGGTACGCACTCAGCGCATGCGTTCCGCCGAAGGTCCTCTGCAACGTCGCAAGCACGAGCGGCGCGATGCCGCCGCCGACGATCCCTGCCAGCGTGTACGCGAGCGACGAGCCCGCATAGCGTACGCGCGTCGGAAACTGTTCGGCGATGAATGCCGCTTGCGGACCGTACATCATCGCGTGCACGACCAGCGCGGCCGCGATTGCGCAGGCGATTGCGACTGGCGATCCGGTGTCGAGCAAAGGGAAGAAGATGAAGGCGACCACCAGTGCGCACAGCACTCCCGTTCCATACACGGCGCGACGACCGAAGCGGTCGGAC comes from the Candidatus Limnocylindrales bacterium genome and includes:
- a CDS encoding glutathione S-transferase N-terminal domain-containing protein, translated to MIEVHHLNNSRSQRVLWMLEEIGVPYTIVRYERDAKTSLAPPDLKQVHPLGKSPVIRDGDFVLAESGAIIEYLVEKYGGGR